A single genomic interval of Aliiroseovarius sediminilitoris harbors:
- the glgX gene encoding glycogen debranching protein GlgX: MHEAAPILSIVAGDHTRLGAIFDGQGVNFAVFSANATKIELCLFSPDGQRETARVALPDRTGPVWHGYVPGLKPGTLYGYRAHGPYEPDRGHRFNPKKLLADPYARAFHGEWRAAKETLGYDIAMPERDAGPSQVDSAAFVPKSIVPEPDMPWSGTPAPRRSWSETVIYEAHVKGLTQLHPDVPENLRGTYEALGCDAIIAHLSDLGVTALELLPVHAFLDDGFLVERGLTNYWGYNSLGFFALEPRYLGPNGVDGFRDAVDRLHAAGIEVILDVVFNHTAEGDHRGPTLSFRGLDNAAYYALQASHARYYVNDTGCGNTVAVHHPYVLRMVLDSLRYWVTVMGIDGFRFDLATTLGREQHGFDLRGGFFDAIRQDPVLSRCKMIAEPWDIGPGGYQLGGFPADWGEWNDRFRDTTRKFWRGDAHAARELAGNLLGTASIFDHSGRKPYSSINFVAAHDGFTLADVTRYREKHNEANGESNADGHGHNLSDNCGVEGDTRDAAILARRAQRARNLLATVFLSQGTPMLLAGDELGRTQRGNNNTYCQDNETSWINWADADSGLLDFAKRLIALRRDNTVLRQGHYLHGRLRQDELPDVAWYSLKGGALNWRDSSLDGFCLLIRGGVESTLSQSGMVVIVVNGGASDKCAMLPDPGSEQQWERVLDTAAPTVPTAIVTERHRQPVAAHSLVVFVGTQVTA; encoded by the coding sequence ATGCATGAAGCCGCGCCTATCCTTAGCATCGTCGCCGGAGATCACACCCGTCTGGGTGCAATATTTGACGGCCAAGGCGTCAACTTCGCAGTCTTTTCCGCGAACGCAACAAAGATCGAGCTGTGCCTGTTCAGCCCTGACGGACAGCGTGAAACCGCGCGTGTGGCATTACCGGATCGCACGGGCCCCGTCTGGCATGGATATGTCCCGGGTCTGAAACCCGGAACACTTTATGGATACCGGGCGCACGGGCCCTATGAACCGGATCGGGGCCACCGTTTCAATCCGAAGAAACTGCTTGCTGATCCATATGCCCGCGCGTTTCATGGTGAGTGGCGTGCAGCCAAGGAAACATTGGGTTATGACATTGCGATGCCTGAACGCGACGCTGGGCCAAGCCAGGTAGACAGCGCCGCCTTTGTTCCCAAATCCATCGTGCCGGAACCCGACATGCCGTGGAGCGGAACGCCAGCCCCGCGCAGATCGTGGTCGGAAACCGTCATTTACGAGGCCCATGTCAAAGGCCTGACCCAACTTCATCCCGATGTGCCGGAAAACCTGCGTGGCACCTACGAGGCGCTTGGGTGTGATGCCATCATCGCACATCTCAGCGATCTGGGTGTAACCGCGCTGGAGCTGTTGCCGGTGCACGCGTTTCTTGACGATGGTTTCCTGGTCGAGCGCGGGCTGACGAATTATTGGGGCTATAACAGCCTTGGCTTTTTTGCCCTTGAACCCCGCTATCTCGGGCCGAACGGTGTAGATGGGTTCCGTGATGCCGTCGACCGGCTTCATGCCGCGGGCATCGAGGTCATTCTGGATGTCGTCTTCAATCACACCGCCGAAGGTGATCATCGCGGGCCGACCCTGTCTTTTCGCGGGTTGGACAACGCAGCTTACTATGCGCTTCAGGCCAGTCATGCCCGGTACTATGTGAACGATACCGGCTGCGGAAACACCGTGGCGGTCCATCATCCTTATGTTCTGCGTATGGTTCTGGATTCCCTGCGATATTGGGTGACAGTCATGGGGATCGACGGGTTCCGGTTCGATCTTGCCACGACGTTGGGGCGCGAACAGCATGGCTTTGATTTGCGCGGCGGATTCTTTGATGCAATCCGTCAGGACCCGGTCCTGAGCCGGTGCAAGATGATTGCAGAGCCATGGGATATCGGCCCCGGGGGCTACCAGCTTGGTGGGTTTCCCGCCGATTGGGGTGAATGGAACGACAGGTTCCGCGACACCACACGCAAATTCTGGCGTGGCGACGCACATGCGGCGCGGGAACTGGCGGGCAATTTGCTGGGCACGGCATCGATATTCGATCACTCCGGGCGCAAGCCTTACAGTTCGATCAATTTCGTCGCCGCCCATGACGGTTTCACGCTGGCCGATGTGACCCGCTATCGCGAAAAGCACAACGAAGCCAACGGCGAAAGCAACGCCGATGGCCATGGGCATAACCTGTCCGACAATTGCGGTGTCGAGGGTGATACGCGGGACGCCGCTATCCTGGCCCGCCGCGCGCAGCGGGCGCGCAATCTTTTGGCGACGGTTTTCCTGTCCCAAGGAACGCCCATGCTTCTGGCCGGGGACGAACTGGGGCGCACGCAGCGTGGAAACAACAACACCTATTGTCAGGACAATGAAACCAGCTGGATCAATTGGGCAGACGCTGACAGCGGCCTTCTGGACTTCGCCAAGCGCCTGATTGCGTTGCGCCGGGACAACACGGTTTTGCGACAGGGCCATTACCTGCACGGGCGTTTGCGGCAAGATGAGCTGCCGGATGTCGCTTGGTACAGTTTGAAGGGTGGCGCGTTGAACTGGCGCGATTCCTCGCTTGACGGATTTTGTCTGCTTATCCGTGGCGGCGTGGAAAGCACGCTGTCACAGTCGGGTATGGTTGTGATCGTGGTGAATGGCGGGGCAAGCGACAAATGTGCGATGCTGCCTGATCCGGGTTCAGAGCAACAATGGGAACGTGTGCTGGACACTGCCGCCCCCACCGTTCCCACCGCAATCGTCACCGAACGTCACAGGCAGCCGGTTGCTGCCCATTCTCTGGTGGTCTTTGTCGGCACGCAGGTCACAGCATGA
- the glgA gene encoding glycogen synthase GlgA, translating into MTLKLLSVASECAPFVKTGGLADVVGALGRVVGAHDVECRVLLPLYRQIAHLASGAKEALNVGSHFGGPVRVLEKRESGIDLLLIDAPHLYDRPGQIYLNESGVDWADNHLRFGLLGWLGAEIGRTGIAGWMPDVIHAHDWQAGLAPVYLRQAAGAAPPCVLTIHNIAFQGNFPATTMGTLGLDPKGFTQDGFEYFGQISFLKGGLTQADQITTVSPTYARELMTPEFGMGLEGVLMARKADLSGILNGIDMVAWDPATDPALAQNYTSRTLAKRAVNKQAVLDHFGLGPDTSAPLFSVISRLSEQKGLDLALQALPAILEKGARFVLLGSGTPELEHGFRQLAARFPSSVGVEIGFNEDLAHLMQAGADATLVPSRFEPCGLTQLCAMRYGTVPIVSVTGGLADTVIDANEAALAAGCATGLQFAPTTAEKLGAALDRAMAIYADRTAWQKIQRNGMKHPVGWDVSAQRMADIYNNLAGA; encoded by the coding sequence ATGACCCTCAAACTGCTCTCTGTTGCGTCTGAATGCGCGCCTTTCGTCAAGACGGGGGGGCTGGCCGATGTTGTTGGCGCACTTGGGCGCGTTGTGGGTGCGCATGATGTTGAATGTCGCGTCCTGCTGCCGCTTTACCGCCAGATCGCACATCTTGCGAGCGGGGCAAAAGAAGCCCTGAATGTCGGATCGCATTTTGGCGGACCGGTGCGTGTATTGGAAAAACGTGAAAGCGGCATAGATCTTTTGCTGATCGACGCGCCGCATCTCTATGACCGTCCGGGTCAGATTTATCTGAATGAAAGTGGTGTGGATTGGGCCGACAATCATTTGCGCTTTGGTTTGCTTGGCTGGTTGGGTGCCGAAATCGGGCGCACCGGTATCGCAGGCTGGATGCCCGATGTGATCCACGCACACGACTGGCAGGCCGGGTTGGCCCCGGTCTATTTGCGTCAAGCTGCTGGCGCTGCGCCGCCGTGTGTCCTGACCATTCACAACATCGCTTTTCAAGGCAATTTCCCGGCAACGACTATGGGCACTTTGGGTCTTGATCCCAAAGGCTTCACGCAGGACGGGTTTGAGTATTTCGGCCAGATCAGCTTTCTGAAAGGTGGTCTGACGCAGGCAGACCAGATCACCACGGTCAGCCCGACCTATGCACGAGAACTGATGACGCCGGAGTTCGGAATGGGGCTTGAGGGCGTCTTGATGGCGCGCAAGGCGGACCTTTCCGGCATTCTTAATGGCATCGACATGGTCGCCTGGGACCCCGCGACCGACCCGGCTCTGGCGCAGAATTACACCAGCCGCACGCTGGCGAAAAGGGCTGTGAACAAACAAGCGGTGCTGGACCATTTCGGTCTTGGCCCGGACACCAGCGCGCCGCTCTTTTCGGTCATCAGCCGCTTGTCAGAGCAAAAAGGGCTGGATCTTGCGCTGCAAGCGTTGCCTGCGATCCTTGAGAAAGGCGCGCGGTTTGTGCTGCTGGGGTCTGGGACACCAGAGCTGGAACACGGTTTTCGACAACTTGCCGCCCGCTTTCCCAGCAGTGTCGGTGTCGAGATCGGGTTCAACGAAGACCTCGCCCATCTGATGCAGGCGGGGGCGGATGCCACGCTGGTTCCATCACGGTTCGAGCCTTGCGGCCTGACCCAGCTTTGCGCAATGCGTTATGGCACGGTGCCGATTGTATCCGTCACCGGTGGTCTGGCCGATACGGTCATTGACGCCAATGAGGCTGCACTGGCCGCAGGCTGTGCGACAGGTCTGCAATTCGCGCCAACGACGGCGGAGAAACTGGGTGCCGCACTTGATCGTGCCATGGCGATCTATGCCGACAGGACGGCGTGGCAGAAGATCCAACGCAACGGGATGAAACATCCTGTGGGCTGGGACGTCTCGGCGCAGCGGATGGCGGATATATATAACAACTTGGCGGGAGCCTAA
- the glgC gene encoding glucose-1-phosphate adenylyltransferase has product MSVSTHRLARETMAFVLAGGRGSRLKELTDVRAKPAVYFGGKTRIIDFALSNAVNSGIRRIGVATQYKAHSLIRHLQRGWSFFRAERNESLDILPASQRVNERNWYLGTADAVTQNIDIIEGYAPKYILILAGDHIYKQDYSLLLKQHVETGADVTVGCIEVPRSEASAFGVMAVDESDRILEFVEKPADPPSMPGDETQSLASMGIYVFKTELLIKLLREDALSETSEHDFGKDIIPALVAAGNAYAHPFSRSCVTSSLEQKAYWRDVGTIDAYWQASIDLTDFEPELDLYDHGWPIWTYSELTPPAKFIHNEEDRRGMAVSSMVAGGCIISGAQLNQCLLHSGVHANSYSELNGVVALPDVSIGRKARLKNVIIDRSVRIPAGLVVGENAKEDAERFRRSENGICLITQAMIDKLEQ; this is encoded by the coding sequence CTTGCACGCGAGACAATGGCATTCGTATTGGCCGGAGGGCGGGGTAGCCGCCTTAAGGAGCTTACCGATGTCAGGGCAAAACCTGCGGTATACTTCGGCGGCAAGACGCGGATCATCGACTTTGCGCTGTCAAATGCGGTGAATTCCGGCATCCGCCGCATTGGTGTGGCAACGCAATACAAGGCGCACAGCCTGATCCGCCACCTACAACGCGGTTGGAGCTTCTTCCGGGCAGAACGAAACGAGTCACTTGATATCCTGCCCGCATCACAACGGGTGAACGAGCGTAACTGGTATCTTGGCACGGCAGATGCCGTCACACAGAATATCGACATCATCGAAGGCTATGCCCCGAAATACATTCTTATTCTGGCGGGCGATCACATCTACAAACAGGATTATTCGCTGTTGCTGAAACAGCATGTAGAGACCGGTGCGGACGTCACCGTCGGCTGCATCGAGGTACCTCGGAGTGAAGCCAGCGCGTTCGGTGTGATGGCAGTCGACGAGAGCGACCGTATTCTTGAGTTTGTTGAAAAACCCGCTGATCCGCCTTCCATGCCCGGTGACGAAACGCAATCCTTGGCCAGCATGGGTATCTATGTCTTCAAGACGGAACTGCTGATCAAATTGCTGCGTGAAGACGCTTTGTCCGAGACGTCCGAGCATGATTTCGGCAAAGACATAATCCCCGCATTGGTTGCGGCGGGCAATGCCTATGCGCATCCGTTCAGCCGTTCCTGCGTGACCAGTTCGCTTGAGCAAAAAGCATACTGGCGAGACGTCGGAACGATTGATGCCTACTGGCAGGCAAGTATCGACCTGACCGATTTCGAGCCGGAGTTGGACCTTTATGACCATGGCTGGCCGATCTGGACCTATTCCGAACTGACCCCACCTGCAAAATTCATACATAACGAGGAAGATCGGCGCGGCATGGCCGTCTCTTCGATGGTTGCGGGTGGTTGCATCATATCGGGTGCGCAGTTGAATCAGTGCCTGTTGCACAGTGGCGTGCATGCAAATTCGTACTCCGAACTCAATGGTGTTGTTGCGTTGCCGGATGTCAGTATCGGGCGCAAAGCCCGATTGAAGAACGTCATAATTGACCGGTCTGTGCGTATTCCTGCGGGGCTTGTTGTGGGCGAAAACGCAAAAGAGGACGCCGAGAGGTTTCGGCGCTCCGAGAATGGGATATGTCTCATTACGCAAGCTATGATCGACAAGTTGGAGCAATGA